The genomic stretch GATCTTCTCGTCGTCGAACTCGCGGTCGCAGTAGTAGCAGAAGACCTTCTCCAcgcgcttcttcttcttccccatcgGCGCACCCCTTCCTGACGCCCCCcgctccttcctctctctctccggcggcggggagtTGGGCTAGGGTTTCGGCGAGGTcggggaggcgggggagggagcggggaagaggaggaaggaagaaggcgagGGCGAAGACGTCACGCGACGCGGACGCGCACGCCGCTCTCGTCTCGTGCGGGTTGGGGGCTTGGTCGGTCGGTGCGGGATTTGGAGGGGGCTCTTTGCAAATATAACGCCGTGCCGGAGTGTTGATGATCCGTGTGATCGGTTTCGGGTTGTGACGACTGACCGACGTGCGCGGGTGGACCCCTGGTGGACTTTCCCTTTCCACGCCCTCACCTTTTGGGCTTTGGGCCTCCTCCCGtgctatctctctctctctctcaccatCTATCTCATCACACGTGTTGGCCTTATGGGCTCTTCTTAACGGATCGTGTGACACGGGCCCATTGTGTGTTTCTCTGCCAACCGAGAAGCTTGGCCCATTTAGTCCCGGGCTTTGTACCTCGCGCGCGTGAAGTTGATTGCTGCTGCAACATGAATGGACTTCGTCGTAACTCAGGGCATCAACTGCTGCCACTCCAATCGATTTCCTAGAGTTGAGGGGAAAATAAAATTAAAGGAAGGCGCAAAATGCCGTGATGTGGTGATCTGGATTGGCACATTATGACAGTCATTTTGCCGGAAACAAGTGCTGACAGGTCCATCATGTGGTTGAGGATTGATCAGATTGTTGGGTGTATCCCGTTGAAGGCGACGGATGTTATTGAAGGAACAAATAAAACGGATGATAGCTCACTGCTCCGTCATTTTTCTTAATGTCGTATGAAAGAATACTGACAGGAGTAAGAGCAACGGGCCGGGGGATGGGGGACTACCAAATATCTTCAGCAACCACCATCATGGCTTTACTCTGCCACTTGATCCAACCTAATCCACAGGCTGCTCGGTTCTCGGAGCACAAAAGAACCAGCAGATACTGACAGAGAAGGAGATTAGGAGAAGATATAGATCATACGGTGAACAGGTAAAGCAACTCATCATTTGATAGTGGCGTTTTACTTAGGGTAcatcttttgaatttttttttttgcgaaccATCTTTTGAATTTGTTGAGGCTTACCTAAAACAAGGAAGCATATCCTCACACTAGTCTCAGCTCAAGTTCAATTTCTGGTCTTATTTTCTGCCTGGAAAAAGAATACTTTTTATTGAGAAGATAAAACACTCAGCCAAACGAATCATAACTCCGTGACTGTTTAAAGAGCAAAGAGCCGATCGCATGTCAATCCCATATTGTGCTCCATAGTACGCATTGGTCTGGAAAGGAACTGGAAATGTGTCATAAATATTACACGAAATAAGCAAACGACTAGCTCATCAGCAGAGGTTTGTCCCTGACTTAGGTCAGAGGACCAAAAACAATTGGGGCTCCGGACACAGATGTTAGCACTTTCACTTGCATGGCAGCTCAGTGCTTATAGATGCAATTCTACAGACTCATATTGTGAATGATGCTTGAATCAGTTGCTACTCCCGGTGATTTCTTTGTAGGTACTCTTGATTTTGCTGATCAGAGCTTCCCTGCAATGCATCATCAACGCACGGAGTTAGATAAGGATACGAAAATCTACCAAACTGTAGCTAGTTCCTCCTTTATATATGCAAACATAGTATCAATAATgttgttcttttctttctaaATGCACAGGAGAGCTATCTGTCTTTGCATAAACAAGTTAATTGGTTAGATAAAAGTTTAGAAGCAACTTGTGCAGGATCATATCTTCATAACAACATTCCTGAAGAGATATCTTCTTTTTAGTAAACTCAGACAAAAATCGTGCATCTTTTGTGTCATGGCATAATGTAAACCCGTGTCCACATTGGCTGAGTCCTCAAACACCATATTTGCTCCAATCAGGACATATCTTACATTATTGAAAAGTGTACGAGTTCAGCAGATAAGCTATTTAATAGGTCACAAATTAAAAGAAATCTAATCATCCCACGGTTTACTTCCTACCTGTGATAATTTTTGcgtttcagaaaaaagaaaggaacaatGTGATCTTGGTAGAAGAAGAAAGATAAGGATTACATGACCAAGTTGTAGCGTAAAAAAAGGATTGAAAGAACGGTGTGTCTCACCTGTCTGGCTGGAAGATGAGGTTGCGGTATGTGAACCACTGCAGCAACACATTCCATGTGTTCATCAGAGGAGTTCATGGATCAGTAACACACGACAGAATCTATGCAACTAGAAATGCTTCAAAACTTACCCCAGTATAGCCAATTCCAACAATCTCAAGGATACCAGGAAGGAGAGGAAGCTTGTCGATGGCCTGAATGAGCAAAAAGAGAGAGGGTGAACTTAGGCGAGGAACGAACAAGGTAACAAGTTATAGCTCCTGACGTTAATAGAGCGTCCTGTACCTTGAGAGCCCCCGCTGCCGTCCAGAGCGCGACGATGGCGGCGACGCCGATGGTGGCCACGGCGTACTTGTCCTCAACTTTGTCCCACTGCCTAGAAACAACGCTCACGGTAACGCACATTGCGCAGCAAATCGGCGGCAGCAGAGAGACTCGCGGGGTAATCAAATTTAAGATAAGGACgaggcaaaaaggaaaaagatatgGAAGGCGTAGGGATTCTGACCGCGTCCTGCGCAGCCTTGACGATCTCCGGCACCTCCTCCgtggcgccctcgccgccggacGTCGCTCTGACGGCGACACCTCTCGAGATCTTGGAACCTGCTGGGCAAGTTAACAAGCAAGCTGTTAGCTGCCCAGTCACCAGCTCGTAATAACAACCAAGATAAGAGCGGGATTCAGCGATCGAGCGGCGGGACGCGACGAAGGTGTTCGTGTTCAGTGTTCTCACCGCATTGGGGGAAGGacacgacggcgccggcgggggcgcggccgcggggcaGCGGTGCGAGGCCGAGCGGCGCGGCGAAGCGGCAGGTGGTGGCCATGGGAGCGAGCAGCTGCGCGCTCAGAGCCTCAGATCACGTGGTgggcggaggagaggaggcagcAGGTGGGTGGcctggctcggcggcggctttGTGTGGGAGGGGAAGGCAGtgcgcggcggaggggagggacgCGGGCGCGCGACAGCCACGGCGGGGGTGGGCGATGTGGTGGAGCGCCGGGGGAGCGGATTTTGGGCGCGCCGCGCACCACACGTTGTGGGGCCGGGAATCGCCGTATGGATAGTGTCAACAGTttcaaagggaaaaaaacacaGATCTAGAGTGGACAACGGCTATATACGTCGCTTAGTACATGTACACTTCTGTAGTGCACCACATGCACGAACTTTCATCATATTCATCATATCACTAAACTTTGTAGTACGTTTTTGTATATACATTGTAGAGAGGCAGACATGTATTTGTACATAGCgtattttgttaaaaaaacatTATATATATAACGCCCATATATATCAACAAGTAAGCAGCAGGAGCAAATTCAAATTCTATGAATCTGCGTCATGGTGATATATTAtcctaattttttttggaaatacaGTACAAACGCGGACACTCACATACACGCATGCACACTCACCCTTTGAATACACATGCAACTCACCATTGTGAATACACATGCAACACCCGTATGAGCATCTCCAAGAGATTGAGCCGGCAGatctcgagattgacgaagtcaccgcTGTTAGCAGGCACGGGAACCGGTGCCGAGTTGAGAACTTAAACCCTAATGAGCA from Setaria italica strain Yugu1 chromosome II, Setaria_italica_v2.0, whole genome shotgun sequence encodes the following:
- the LOC101777378 gene encoding protein CURVATURE THYLAKOID 1B, chloroplastic isoform X1 is translated as MATTCRFAAPLGLAPLPRGRAPAGAVVSFPQCAGSKISRGVAVRATSGGEGATEEVPEIVKAAQDAWDKVEDKYAVATIGVAAIVALWTAAGALKAIDKLPLLPGILEIVGIGYTGWFTYRNLIFQPDREALISKIKSTYKEITGSSN
- the LOC101777378 gene encoding protein CURVATURE THYLAKOID 1B, chloroplastic isoform X2 — encoded protein: MATTCRFAAPLGLAPLPRGRAPAGAVVSFPQCGSKISRGVAVRATSGGEGATEEVPEIVKAAQDAWDKVEDKYAVATIGVAAIVALWTAAGALKAIDKLPLLPGILEIVGIGYTGWFTYRNLIFQPDREALISKIKSTYKEITGSSN